One Mangrovimonas cancribranchiae DNA segment encodes these proteins:
- a CDS encoding tubulin-like doman-containing protein has product MAKLKRSLFIGLGGTGLKSILHTKKRFIDTYGEIPPMTSFLAFDTDGDSINVKIDSHLGGERIGLDASEFLHIRVRDPQEVLRQQAGLFDFVPSSNRSLLVSLTDGAGQVRSNGRFATHFNYGAIESAIKSKLTAILNADAISNDKFEVNGNDVEINMMFSVAGGTGSGTFLDVAYIVKEVSKSINSTVGVSTIGFAILPDVFNSMMNGPAMANVLPNGYGALHDLDYLMHHNYDKKPLEIKYANKTIKIEKPPFDLVFTINNSDKNANTYTNINDLSELIGLAMFTGASELSGGMTSSYDNVRTVIAGGSMKVENKDSWACGLGLSELYYDGNKLGNIYAHKASVSVINNLITPETDSFDLDDIFINAAKIRENNGDENNDLIDSLLTEVPRIQYTYIQDANSIDSEIKAYLQSVDESAKQEIESNFSTKKSDVEKKLGKFIIEHINKPSGVGNIDRFLNALKKHVNVFLEEMKSEHVEKSKNNEVFRSHLNQNISELNGLSFMERKFGSKLKDTKEEIVQMVNQIAANMHEVLRRQYAITFFNQLLLAISKHDQNVKNILQKLQQVEEECESKFIGLQNQINEQPKKFVKELHRDFVNRVSVYDKDVNVSDFIQSISSNEGGIYDFSEVSTRIISDFLWRYSKGLPKALEYRNKKIDEVLSTYSEEELDNIVKELIEKSNPLWSYNYKGHVVNRQHHEAFIIGVPNLKSSILIKNDIVKNLLESNQKADFNSTSMHDRIVIYRMEATVPIYAVSNMTLYKEKRDNSQISHHVDANWVLRMNREGFDIYPTKREDHSLEYWVTGFIYDYIKFDGENYLAYSEEQGDPIDDYWIELGNYRDEAFLDFKRLKLQDEFKSMIDNKISEIGETENQKLIKKVTESSNYNDHYSKKNFENSELKDSKMIKVRELFSDEINFVKKVLAK; this is encoded by the coding sequence ATGGCAAAATTAAAAAGAAGTCTTTTCATCGGATTAGGAGGAACAGGTTTAAAATCAATATTACATACAAAAAAACGCTTTATAGACACGTATGGAGAAATCCCTCCAATGACCTCGTTTCTTGCTTTTGACACAGATGGTGATAGTATTAATGTGAAAATTGATAGTCATTTAGGAGGTGAACGAATAGGTCTTGATGCTTCTGAGTTTTTGCATATTAGAGTAAGAGATCCTCAAGAAGTTTTAAGGCAACAGGCGGGACTGTTTGATTTTGTTCCAAGTTCCAATAGATCTTTGTTAGTTAGTCTTACTGATGGGGCTGGACAAGTGAGATCTAATGGAAGGTTTGCCACTCATTTTAATTATGGCGCAATTGAAAGTGCTATTAAATCTAAACTTACAGCTATTTTAAATGCTGATGCTATAAGTAATGACAAGTTTGAAGTGAATGGTAATGATGTCGAAATAAATATGATGTTTTCAGTTGCAGGAGGTACAGGTAGTGGAACTTTTTTAGATGTTGCTTATATTGTTAAAGAAGTTTCTAAAAGTATTAATTCTACAGTAGGAGTTTCAACTATAGGTTTCGCTATTTTACCTGATGTTTTTAACTCAATGATGAATGGTCCAGCAATGGCTAATGTTTTACCCAATGGGTATGGAGCATTACATGATTTAGATTATTTAATGCATCATAATTATGATAAAAAACCTTTAGAAATAAAATACGCTAATAAAACGATTAAAATTGAAAAACCTCCTTTTGATTTAGTTTTTACAATAAATAATAGTGACAAAAATGCAAACACTTATACTAATATTAATGATTTAAGTGAATTGATAGGCTTAGCAATGTTTACAGGAGCCAGTGAGTTAAGTGGGGGAATGACTAGCTCTTATGATAATGTTAGAACTGTAATTGCAGGAGGGTCAATGAAAGTCGAAAACAAAGATTCTTGGGCTTGTGGGTTAGGTTTAAGTGAGTTGTATTATGACGGAAACAAATTAGGAAATATCTATGCCCATAAAGCTTCTGTTAGTGTAATAAATAATCTTATTACACCAGAAACGGACTCATTTGATTTAGATGATATATTTATTAATGCTGCCAAAATTAGAGAAAATAATGGGGATGAGAACAACGATTTAATTGACTCGCTTTTAACTGAAGTGCCAAGAATTCAATATACATACATACAGGATGCAAACTCTATTGATTCTGAAATAAAAGCTTATTTACAATCTGTAGACGAATCTGCAAAACAAGAAATAGAATCAAATTTTTCAACTAAAAAATCAGATGTTGAAAAGAAGCTTGGTAAGTTTATTATAGAACATATCAATAAACCTTCTGGAGTTGGTAATATAGATAGGTTTCTAAATGCTCTTAAAAAACACGTAAATGTTTTTTTGGAAGAAATGAAGTCGGAGCATGTAGAAAAATCTAAAAATAATGAAGTATTCCGAAGCCATTTAAATCAAAACATTTCTGAATTAAATGGTTTAAGTTTTATGGAACGTAAGTTTGGCTCAAAGTTAAAAGATACTAAGGAGGAGATAGTTCAAATGGTTAACCAGATTGCAGCTAATATGCATGAAGTATTAAGGCGTCAATATGCTATAACATTTTTTAATCAATTATTGTTAGCAATTAGTAAACATGATCAAAATGTTAAAAATATACTACAAAAGTTACAACAAGTTGAAGAAGAGTGTGAATCTAAATTTATTGGACTCCAAAATCAAATTAATGAACAACCTAAAAAGTTTGTGAAAGAGCTTCATAGAGACTTTGTTAATCGAGTGAGTGTTTATGATAAAGATGTAAATGTGTCAGATTTTATACAAAGTATTAGCTCAAATGAAGGAGGAATATATGATTTCTCAGAAGTTTCAACTAGAATAATTTCAGACTTTTTATGGAGATATTCAAAGGGGTTGCCTAAAGCTCTTGAATACCGTAATAAAAAAATAGATGAAGTTTTATCAACTTATAGTGAAGAAGAGTTAGATAATATTGTTAAGGAACTAATTGAAAAATCAAATCCACTATGGTCATATAATTACAAAGGACATGTTGTTAACAGGCAACACCATGAAGCATTTATTATAGGGGTTCCTAATCTAAAATCGTCAATTTTAATAAAAAATGATATTGTAAAAAATCTTTTAGAGTCTAATCAAAAAGCTGATTTTAACTCCACTAGTATGCATGACAGAATTGTTATTTATAGAATGGAGGCTACTGTTCCTATTTATGCAGTCTCAAATATGACGCTTTACAAAGAAAAAAGAGATAATAGTCAAATAAGTCATCATGTAGATGCTAACTGGGTTTTGAGAATGAATAGAGAAGGGTTTGATATATACCCAACTAAACGTGAAGATCACAGTTTGGAGTATTGGGTTACTGGATTTATTTATGATTACATCAAATTTGATGGTGAAAATTATTTGGCTTATAGTGAAGAACAAGGAGACCCTATTGATGACTATTGGATAGAACTTGGAAATTATAGGGATGAGGCTTTTCTTGATTTTAAAAGACTTAAACTGCAGGATGAGTTTAAATCAATGATAGACAATAAGATTTCCGAAATTGGTGAAACCGAAAACCAAAAATTAATTAAAAAAGTCACTGAGTCTTCTAATTACAATGATCATTATTCAAAAAAGAATTTTGAAAACAGTGAGCTAAAAGATTCCAAAATGATTAAGGTTAGAGAACTATTTAGCGATGAAATTAATTTTGTTAAAAAAGTTTTAGCTAAATAA
- a CDS encoding C1 family peptidase, which produces MSSPSINIGINKQGKILIKRIDKHFKDHEPVFYESFILSSSMELKKDKNKLKVLKQGEFQLSDNDDIKSWFDYELYAEIKNLVGLVNDSISDTVIVNIVVSLAEKESVFILNKLLQAIKDLSSNQIISGVDIKLFVITYSLDSNNHNDNFNIKNELKELEKTIPEYSDLIKDIYYIDDRNTDKIILHLSSNWLAFALAEFFVFQMVCQTSLAIQNKTKIFGIGIIHFNEILFRSVITNKILQYKFKEEGIYDDKGIQFRDIILKCNPFISEHQNFFNEFFTKYPYSKENNQNLTANSEEYINSFKDKLELFVTDSNYTIGESKVILANLLGEDDKKLQGINWTNLRLNISDLEFDIIDYFNKYLDKENRVDFHRQKALRNKITELNQAIKNDEKSLKILKEQSTEIYSDLDISFEEGIFSVEGKRINASGYIPSPVNLNEDFYSFEDKPIPKAIDLSKYLSKVKDQGELGSCTAFPVSAVYEFAAKRNNKNVDISELFIYYNTREILGNISDDTGATLLETINSVKKHGACYSKNYPYKIESFSVKPGEEAYTEAQHQVVEKAYRVNITEKDFKHAIANGHPIIIGLKLFKSFYPKDKTGLVPFPSKDEASFENHGNHAMLIVGYNEEEKLFKIRNSWGRNFGENGYCYAPYDYIANTEFCLEAFVITDIVDLSFSEFNYDSNASFSFLNDSLIRRKVIKEYNLRKKKRDLRKVKKDYDLIALKNEENEEQIKNPLFRKQLFEDLKAQEIPAPAIPQAEPEKSNKNPWPFIAGGVFVILISLFFKSYITTPSSLIGVLGSILLITYGCKLLFTKKEVIQQPTVIEDPRLSHERELYRFEIADNLFQLFDEMNKNLIIRYKALSIYFEKIKNWQKESLETLNETLFDSPTFVVNVVQKKPLLDYIKKEKNTFLKNLPNLSLTFHENYILEENNTNEVFETLYKNYLNDIHSNIETILDISIVDYIQGRVQYPYFNSAPELNKTIQNIQKVSTPFCNIKQTTSSLNIQNYVLYETLTSHPDAKTKEFSKHRPASIKPVITIRDNKKKYVAVQVAALNNISDLVKHNF; this is translated from the coding sequence ATGTCTTCCCCTTCAATAAATATTGGTATTAATAAACAAGGTAAAATACTTATCAAACGAATTGACAAGCATTTTAAAGATCATGAACCAGTATTTTACGAAAGTTTTATCCTTTCCTCTTCTATGGAATTGAAAAAGGATAAAAATAAACTTAAAGTTCTGAAACAGGGAGAATTTCAACTTTCCGATAACGATGACATAAAAAGTTGGTTCGACTATGAATTGTATGCAGAAATAAAAAACTTAGTTGGTCTTGTAAATGATTCCATTAGCGACACTGTTATTGTCAATATTGTTGTTTCTTTAGCTGAAAAAGAAAGTGTTTTTATACTAAACAAGTTATTACAAGCAATAAAGGATTTAAGCTCTAATCAGATTATTTCAGGAGTTGATATAAAATTGTTTGTTATAACATATTCTCTTGATAGTAATAATCACAATGATAATTTTAATATAAAAAACGAGTTAAAAGAACTTGAAAAAACGATTCCAGAATATTCAGACCTAATAAAAGATATTTACTATATAGATGACAGAAATACAGATAAAATCATTTTACACCTAAGCTCAAATTGGCTTGCCTTTGCGTTAGCTGAGTTTTTTGTTTTCCAAATGGTTTGCCAGACTTCATTAGCTATACAAAACAAAACAAAAATTTTTGGTATAGGTATCATTCATTTTAATGAAATCTTATTTAGAAGTGTCATAACCAATAAAATACTACAGTATAAATTTAAAGAAGAGGGTATATATGATGATAAAGGCATTCAATTCAGAGACATAATTCTAAAATGTAATCCTTTTATTTCAGAGCACCAGAATTTTTTCAATGAATTCTTTACTAAATACCCCTACAGTAAGGAAAACAATCAAAATTTAACAGCAAACTCGGAGGAATACATTAATTCTTTTAAAGATAAATTAGAATTATTTGTTACCGATTCTAACTATACAATTGGTGAGTCGAAAGTAATTCTTGCTAATCTTTTAGGTGAAGATGATAAGAAACTACAAGGTATAAATTGGACTAATCTGCGTTTAAATATAAGTGATTTAGAATTTGATATTATTGATTATTTCAATAAATATTTAGATAAAGAAAACAGAGTAGATTTTCATAGACAAAAGGCTTTAAGAAATAAAATAACCGAACTCAACCAAGCTATAAAAAATGATGAAAAGTCGCTAAAAATATTAAAAGAACAATCCACCGAAATTTATTCTGATTTAGACATATCTTTTGAAGAAGGCATCTTTAGTGTTGAAGGTAAGAGAATTAACGCGTCTGGTTACATCCCTTCTCCTGTAAATTTAAATGAGGACTTTTACTCCTTCGAAGATAAGCCTATTCCTAAAGCCATTGATTTATCTAAATACCTTTCAAAGGTAAAAGACCAAGGAGAATTAGGAAGCTGCACTGCATTTCCCGTTTCAGCTGTTTACGAATTTGCAGCAAAACGTAACAATAAGAATGTAGACATTAGCGAACTTTTCATTTACTACAATACCAGAGAAATCCTAGGAAATATCTCTGATGATACGGGTGCAACATTATTGGAAACCATTAATTCAGTAAAAAAACATGGTGCATGTTATTCTAAAAATTACCCATATAAAATTGAATCATTCTCTGTAAAACCAGGAGAAGAAGCTTATACAGAAGCACAGCATCAAGTTGTAGAAAAAGCCTATAGAGTTAACATTACCGAAAAGGATTTCAAACACGCGATTGCCAATGGACACCCAATTATAATAGGCTTAAAACTATTTAAATCTTTTTATCCAAAAGACAAAACAGGCCTTGTTCCATTCCCTTCGAAAGACGAAGCAAGCTTTGAAAACCATGGTAATCATGCTATGTTAATCGTTGGTTATAACGAAGAAGAAAAACTGTTTAAAATAAGAAATAGCTGGGGTAGAAATTTTGGAGAAAATGGCTATTGTTATGCGCCTTATGATTACATAGCTAATACTGAATTTTGTTTAGAAGCCTTTGTTATTACAGATATAGTAGATTTATCATTTAGTGAATTTAACTATGATTCAAATGCTAGCTTCTCATTCTTAAATGATTCATTAATAAGAAGAAAAGTCATTAAAGAATATAATCTACGTAAAAAGAAAAGGGATTTAAGAAAAGTAAAAAAAGATTATGACTTAATAGCCCTAAAAAACGAAGAGAATGAAGAACAAATTAAAAACCCTTTATTTAGAAAACAATTATTTGAAGATCTAAAAGCTCAAGAAATTCCAGCCCCTGCTATTCCCCAAGCAGAACCAGAAAAAAGTAACAAAAATCCTTGGCCTTTTATTGCCGGGGGTGTGTTCGTTATTCTTATTAGTTTATTTTTTAAATCATATATAACAACACCCAGTTCTTTAATTGGTGTATTAGGCAGTATTTTACTCATAACTTATGGCTGTAAACTTCTATTTACTAAAAAGGAAGTTATACAACAACCTACAGTTATTGAAGACCCAAGATTATCACATGAAAGAGAACTTTATCGTTTTGAAATTGCAGATAACTTATTTCAGCTATTCGATGAAATGAATAAAAACCTTATAATAAGATACAAAGCCCTTTCAATCTATTTTGAAAAAATTAAAAACTGGCAAAAGGAAAGTTTAGAAACTCTTAATGAAACCTTATTTGACTCTCCTACATTTGTTGTAAATGTTGTTCAAAAAAAACCTTTACTTGATTATATCAAAAAGGAAAAAAACACGTTTTTAAAGAATCTGCCTAACCTTTCATTAACATTCCATGAAAATTATATCCTTGAAGAAAATAACACAAATGAGGTCTTTGAAACACTATACAAAAACTATCTAAATGATATACATAGCAATATTGAAACCATATTAGATATTAGTATTGTGGATTATATTCAAGGCAGAGTGCAATACCCTTATTTCAATTCTGCTCCAGAATTGAATAAAACAATACAAAATATTCAAAAGGTATCCACTCCCTTTTGCAACATAAAACAAACCACAAGTTCTTTAAACATTCAAAACTATGTCTTGTATGAAACCTTAACTAGTCATCCCGATGCCAAAACTAAAGAATTTTCAAAGCACAGACCTGCATCTATAAAACCAGTAATAACAATTAGAGACAATAAAAAGAAGTATGTCGCTGTTCAAGTAGCAGCTCTTAATAACATTTCAGACTTAGTAAAACATAATTTTTAA
- a CDS encoding endonuclease/exonuclease/phosphatase family protein — translation MVKVNLKLIGLLLLILFCSCLPEVSHSDKLFNEFTDSSNSALSLQEVNSSNNVSSHNPLNIMSWNIRDLGRTKNAEEIHQIAQILRRSDLVAIQEVVAKDPAGAQAVAKIADELNRMGSKWDYTISNPTKSPSSHISERYAFLWKTHRVKMLNEPYLASKFENEMYREPYIANFKFKDKDQPISIVNFHSRKYYDKPEEEIIHFTSLVKTLSHEAVVIVGDFNLTEKHRVWNSLYEIGFQNALSNTKTTLKQKCHFGQYRNHAIDNVYYNEYLIKINAQAIDLVKTCKNLKFVRELSDHLPVMFTFQ, via the coding sequence ATGGTGAAAGTCAATCTTAAATTAATAGGTCTATTACTATTAATTTTATTCTGTTCATGTTTACCTGAAGTTTCACATTCAGATAAACTTTTTAATGAATTTACAGATTCATCAAATAGCGCTCTTAGTTTACAAGAAGTAAACTCTTCGAATAATGTCTCATCTCATAATCCATTAAATATTATGAGTTGGAATATTAGAGACCTAGGAAGAACAAAAAATGCAGAAGAAATTCATCAAATAGCTCAAATACTTAGACGCTCAGACTTAGTAGCTATACAAGAAGTCGTTGCTAAAGATCCAGCAGGTGCTCAAGCAGTGGCTAAAATAGCTGATGAACTAAACAGGATGGGTAGCAAATGGGATTATACCATTAGTAACCCTACAAAAAGTCCATCTTCCCATATAAGTGAGCGTTATGCTTTTTTATGGAAAACCCATAGAGTAAAAATGTTGAATGAGCCTTACTTAGCATCTAAATTTGAAAATGAAATGTATAGAGAACCTTATATAGCTAATTTTAAGTTTAAGGATAAAGACCAACCAATAAGTATAGTAAACTTCCATTCTAGAAAGTATTACGATAAGCCAGAAGAAGAAATTATACACTTTACTAGTTTGGTGAAAACTTTAAGCCATGAAGCTGTTGTAATAGTGGGAGATTTTAACTTGACTGAAAAGCATAGAGTTTGGAATTCGTTATATGAAATAGGGTTTCAAAATGCATTGTCAAACACAAAAACCACTCTTAAACAAAAATGTCATTTTGGGCAATACAGAAATCATGCTATAGACAATGTATATTACAACGAATATCTTATAAAGATAAATGCCCAAGCTATAGATTTAGTTAAAACGTGTAAAAACTTAAAGTTTGTTAGGGAACTATCAGATCATTTACCTGTTATGTTCACTTTTCAATAA
- a CDS encoding cyclic-phosphate processing receiver domain-containing protein: MHSLTSLTETSYEKTVLDDIRTPEMVYESTEAKKFVVVRSYADFVTYIKDNGPPPLISFDNDLGLDKSGKVAPDGYAAAKWLVYESDLNLKDLKFNVHSANPVAAEQIRGLLNNYINFLNTK, from the coding sequence ATGCACTCTTTAACTTCTTTAACAGAAACCAGCTATGAAAAAACTGTTTTAGATGATATCCGAACGCCAGAAATGGTGTATGAATCAACAGAAGCTAAAAAGTTTGTGGTGGTACGAAGCTATGCTGATTTTGTTACGTATATAAAAGATAATGGACCACCACCACTTATTAGTTTTGATAATGATTTAGGGTTAGATAAAAGTGGTAAAGTTGCTCCAGATGGGTATGCCGCTGCCAAATGGCTGGTTTACGAGTCTGACTTAAACCTTAAAGACCTAAAATTTAACGTACATTCGGCAAACCCTGTGGCTGCAGAGCAGATAAGAGGACTTTTAAATAATTACATCAACTTTTTGAATACAAAATGA
- a CDS encoding YqiA/YcfP family alpha/beta fold hydrolase: protein MNILYLHGLNGNLKPEKRQLLQHYGLVHAPRIDYENNPDAISWLYKQYQKESIDVIIGSSMGGFAGYHLCKRLQTPALLFNPALARRSVHQNTISTPPNNNHTMEIVLGAKDTVVFPKDTLTYLGEQIENEQHYTISILPELEHRIPIPIFENALFNFFNRNQL, encoded by the coding sequence TTAAACGGCAACTTAAAACCAGAAAAAAGACAGCTTTTGCAACATTATGGTTTGGTGCATGCACCTCGCATAGATTATGAAAATAATCCTGATGCTATATCTTGGTTGTATAAACAATACCAAAAGGAAAGTATAGACGTAATAATAGGTAGCAGCATGGGAGGTTTTGCAGGATATCATCTTTGCAAACGCTTACAAACACCTGCCCTCCTATTTAATCCTGCTTTAGCTCGCAGAAGTGTCCATCAAAATACGATTTCTACACCGCCAAACAACAATCATACTATGGAAATTGTTTTAGGTGCTAAAGACACTGTTGTTTTCCCTAAAGATACATTAACATATCTTGGAGAACAGATAGAAAATGAGCAACACTATACCATAAGTATTTTACCGGAATTGGAACATCGTATTCCCATACCTATTTTTGAAAATGCACTCTTTAACTTCTTTAACAGAAACCAGCTATGA